In one window of Cynocephalus volans isolate mCynVol1 chromosome 6, mCynVol1.pri, whole genome shotgun sequence DNA:
- the LOC134379932 gene encoding olfactory receptor 2A14-like: MGGNQTWITEVTLLGFQIEPALEFFLFGLFSLLYMLTLLGNGVILGLICLDTRLHTPMYFFLSHLAIVDMSYASNNVPKMLTNLVNKKTTISFIPCIMQTFLYLAFAATECLILLVMSYDRYVAICHPLRYTVIMSWRGCIVLAVSSWVFSFFLALVHLILILRLPFCGPHEINHFFCEVLSVLKLACADTWLNQVVIFAGCVFVLVGPLCLVLFSYSRILVAILRIQSGEGRRKAFSTCSSHLCVVGLFFGSAIIMYMAPTSRHPEEQQKILFLFYSFVNPMLNPLIYSLRNAEVKGALRRALWKAMPM, translated from the coding sequence ATGGGAGGTAACCAGACGTGGATCACAGAAGTCACCCTGCTGGGATTCCAGATTGAGCCAGCACTGGAGTTTTTCCTCTTTgggcttttctctcttttatatatGCTCACCCTGCTGGGGAATGGGGTTATTCTGGGGCTTATCTGCCTGGACACCAGACTGCACactcccatgtacttcttcctctcaCACTTGGCCATTGTTGATATGTCCTATGCTTCCAACAATGTCCCCAAGATGCTGACAAATCTTGTGAACAAGAAAACAACTATCTCCTTTATTCCGTGCATAATGCAGACATTCTTGTATTTGGCTTTTGCTGCTACAGAGTGCCTGATCTTGCTGGTGATGTCCTATGACAGATATGTGGCCATCTGTCACCCACTACGTTACACTGTCATCATGAGCTGGAGAGGGTGTATTGTTCTGGCTGTCTCTTCCTGGGTGTTTAGCTTTTTCTTGGCCCTGGTCCATTTAATTCTGATCTTGAGGTTGCCCTTCTGTGGGCCTCATGAAATCAACCACTTCTTCTGTGAAGTTCTGTCTGTGCTCAAGCTGGCCTGTGCTGACACCTGGCTCAACCAAGTGGTCATCTTTGCAGGCTGTGTATTTGTCCTAGTGGGGCCCCTCTGCTTAGTGCTGTTCTCCTACTCACGCATCCTGGTCGCCATCCTGAGGATCCAGTCAGGAGAGGGCCGCAGGAAGGccttctccacctgctcctcccacctctgCGTGGTAGGGCTCTTCTTCGGCAGCGCCATCATCATGTACATGGCCCCTACGTCCCGCCATCCTGAGGAGCAGCAGAAGatccttttcttattttacagttttgtcAACCCTATGCTGAACCCCCTTATCTACAGCCTCCGGAATGCAGAGGTCAAGGGTGCCTTGAGGAGAGCACTGTGGAAGGCGATGCCCATGTGA